TCATAAATTAGCGCAAGCCGCGCTTTGCATACGTTACATACGCAAGTAAGCGAGCGTGTACTTTCTCGTATACATTGTTACGCGTATATGAACGCGTCTCCGTCGATAGCTTCCTTTCACGATTGTTGTAACGATGTTGATTGCCCGTTTACCTGATGTTGCGCAGTCAACACTATGATAATCGCATTTTAAAACTAGCACGCGCAATCATGGATCGTGAGTCACGAAGTATCTTCAATCGTAATTAACAATAAGCTTCAGTGAGCAAAGTGTTGGCAGATTGATTGCAAATGCGATCAAACCTGCTGCTAACATTGCTAAAATTTAGCTATCCGCTGAGTAAACGAATAAATCGTaggatttcaattttttttttttatatgctttgCTTGTTCCTTGCGACATTTGAGAtcgaatattgataaaaataagacaGAAAAgtgttatttgtttattatgtagtttattattaacgaCGTAAAAaggtttaattattttaatcagcaATCCCGTCGCAATATTCCCATTCTTCGTCTTCGGTGTCAATTGGCGCTGGTGGAGTCGCCGTCTCGGGCTTTCCGATACCTAAAGCGGTCAGCATCCCTGTTTAGGCGAGTTTAGAACAGAGATTTGTGTTAATCAACTGAGTCTGATTCtgcagaaacattttttattacaacaataaCGAAATTTGAATcgcttataattatatcaaaacgCTTGAAACGAAACGcggaatttatattaaattttttggaataaattcTTTGTACCGTAGccattttaaatatgtaatcgCAATAATGTAACGAGCGCACGGCAGTTGAAACACGTTGAAATACGTTTAGCAAAGTACAAAAGTGTGCTTTACACCTTTTAACTTTTTCATCACATCCACTTTCTTGTCTTGTGCCTCGTCTTCCGTCTTCGgcttctttacatttttataaatcacatAGCCAATGTCGAATATGTGATTAAACACAAATTGAGCAGTGCAGAGTACCATAATGACGAGAATGGGCAGACAGAGACTGGTCTCGTAGTCGTCGAGGAACAAATTGACCGATTCCGGTAGTAGATCACTCGACATTCTCGCTCGGGCGTCTCGTTTTTTTTCGGGTTAACTTTTGCACTTTAACTTTAcgatatttaaacttttacaaAACAGTCGGTTTTTTGAAGATCATTATCGCCTTGTCATCTCCTTCACATTGTGAAGTTACCTAATCttacaattttctatatatttgtcCGAAAATGGAGTTACAATATCTTGTCAATTTTCTTACGGAGAGAAGAGATCTTCGTATCGTACTCATATGTTCGCAATTTGCCGAAGTGAACTTGGCGGCGATCGGcttgaatttttatgtttagtTCAAGCGCGAAAAGCAAGTGAACGAAatgaaaatgtcatttaagaattttacttCCGATTATTACAAGAGTTATCAATGCGAAACaagaatgaatttttaaacatatagaATACTTTATACATACTGCGAATTAAATTCGATTAATCAACTTATGACATGGCTATTTCATCGTCCGTGAGATCTATTCCTAATGGCATTTCTGTGTCAGTGAAGAAATCTTCCTCGTCGAAGGCGTCGCCCTCGATCTGCCGGAAAATTTCCACTTTTTTCGATCGCGCAGTGATTCTTGTTATATCGCTCGGAGTCGATTGAGACGGCAGAGTAATGTCGAATTCTCCCTCGGACAAACAATAATCATGATATTGGGAGAACTGAGAGGATATCGAGGGAGAAGCCGCTGTCGAGTTCGCAGCGATATTAGATTCTAAATTTGCTTTACATTgtgtattttgcaatattattgttttctgGCTGCTCGCATAGGATGCGCAGACGTAAAATCGCGGATCGTTAACGACACTTCCGTGACAAATCGATCGTTCGGTAAACGACTGTCTCTCCGTCGCGTTCGAATTGAGTAGTCGCAGCGGGCTAATATCGGTCGTTGGAAACTGACGTGAATTAATGATCGCTGCACTTCCGTCGGCTGTGTTCATATCAGACGAAATTGTCGTGCGATTCACGATGGCCTCGTGCACCAATAAATTTGTTCGACAAAGTTTCTGATTGTCGGTTTCGGCAATTTCCATTGCTTCGTTCTCCGTTGCACGCTCTCGGTGATCCTCGTTCCGTTCAggcaatttaaataacaacGTGTTGTCGCTCGTTTCCATCGCTGAGTCATTTTTCGCTGCATCAACAAAACTCCTCGTGTCTTCCCTGTGTTTTTCCTTACATTTCTGCGCGACACCTGCAGATTTTGCAGAAACTTGCGTAATCGTCGAAGATCGTTGCCTGCGTTGTTTTTCCAGATCCAATTGCTTCATCacgtttattatatttgcgaAGGTGAAGCGATTATCCTTCAACAGGGCGCGTAATTGAACGATCACGTCGTAGCATGATTTCCCCCACGATACAGAATTCGCGCCGGATTCAGGATTGCTCTGCAAAAGGCAAGATATTCGAATTATATTTGACAATGTTTGTTAATGTTCGATAATTGCGTGAAGATGAATATTTGTACATTCGCAGCTCGTATCTGCGTGCCGATCGACTGCTTGGATGCGTATTCTCGCGCTTTAGTCGTGACGCATCTCGGTAGAGAGGACACTTCCGCTAAAGCGATGCCATAGTGATCGGTGATTCCTGTTCCGCAGTTCAGTTTGTGAGTGTAAATCAGATGCAGCTCGCTCGATTCTTCCGCTTCCGTGGTTTTCGTCTCGAAGCAATGTCTGAAGCGACGTTAGCAATagcaataatattgtatttgatTTCGGCAATAAGTACAGGTATATTTCGTGCAAGACTTTTACATACGTCGTcacattgtaatatatattgctcAGCGCGGTCAGATGCAAAAAGTGCGTCGCGGCAAATGTGAACGCGGTCGTCAACGATAATCTCTCGCATATTGACCAAGCGATAGCCGAACCTTCTTCGACCGTTGTGTGTCTGCAGAGCTCGTCCAGAACCACGAGAGACCTGGTGGTGACAGATTGCAGAATGTACTGCGCTTCTTTCAtctgaaattgaaaaaaaaaaaaaaataattaactgtgCCGTGTCGAATATAATTAGCTATCGATCTTCACagttttatattgaaaacttTCGTTGGATAATCATGAAGCCAAGCAGCACGACTTGGCACTTGAATGGGCGCTAATTGGTATTCATATTTTCGACGAAGAAATTTGTGAAGAGAAGATCGATCTCTTCTGAAAATTGAcgacataaagaaaaatgagttGCAACGCGCTTACCTCGAGGACGTAGGCGGACGCATTGAGTTCGACGTCGTCGCGAGAACTTATTCTACAAAGTATACGATCTGCAATGCGAAACGTTGCGTTGGCGGCTGGCACATAGGAACCGATCTGCAGAAATGCAATATTGGTGAAAAGATCGACTTGTTGCATTGTGCGCGAAATGTTCTTGTATAAAGTCTCGCGATGCAAATGCGAACGCggtataataatgcaattcgAATTTAATTGGACATTTTATGTGCGTTCAATGTATTACCTGCGCCATGATTTGAAGTAGAACGATCTGCTTCAAGTACGTGGATTTGCCGCTCATGTTTGGTCCGGTGATgagatgaaaattatatgcGGTCGAAGCTTTCTGCGTGTTGGAAAGATAAGTAGTCacagatatttttacaatgttacaGCGTCGAACACTCACTACGTCATTAGACACGGGAAGATCTCTGTTGAACAATTCCATAATGGGATGCAACGAGTTTACGAGCTCCAATTTCGATCCGAACGCTGGTCTCACGTATTCCGGATTACAACTGATTTGCGCCAACGACAACACCAAGTCCAGTTCCGCCACATCGGCACTCAGTTGGAATAAGCAGCCGACGTGTTGTCTTAAATCCTCCAGCAAATTAGTCAGCAATCTGCAAAGTGTTCTCTTGGCAATATAACGCGCAGTGATACAACattgttttcataatttacacaGCTTACGTGTTACTCATCACGTAAATCTCTTCGCACGCCTTCTTGCACTGCTTGTTCAACGTCAGCAGTGCCATTGTCGTCATCGTTAGGGACCTTCTGCTTTTTCGCGCCTGTGTGCACAAAAGTGTAAGTTGGAAATAATGGAGAAGTTCTTCTTCCGCGTTGATCGGCGGATTACCTGAATAAATTCCGCCGGCAAATCTGAGATTTTCACGTCCTGGCCTCGCGGCACGATAACATTTATGTGGTAGCCCAAGTTCGCATTATATTCCAAGGATAACGGAAGCTTGTGCTGGACGGCTAACTGCTCCACCGTGTCTATTTAAGTAGATCCGCAAGGCTATCAATGTTCTTTCCTTCGCTTTTGCATACACGATGCAGAGCTAGATATATTGCACGCATAACAGATGATGCGCTCACCTTTCATGTCGCTGATCAATTCGCAATAAATTTGCCGAGCAACGTCCAATAATTCATTGATATCGGCCTTTA
This DNA window, taken from Linepithema humile isolate Giens D197 chromosome 7, Lhum_UNIL_v1.0, whole genome shotgun sequence, encodes the following:
- the LOC105678409 gene encoding mutS protein homolog 4-like isoform X1, whose protein sequence is MNVIQTAPPRGQRAFMRGRIPAIPNAQRAVNIFPKYQFDSGFLRPPPTSSGPVSSNATRKTPKFNRRENYVSTSSYPSTIRRSIGSVNPVRSTPYGTSSNADSWIVIAITAGRGDARNEVGLAAIDLQYPNLILCQISDCQTYVNTLTKINILDPIEILMPETMYENRGHGNKLYKSIKEKFNALNITPISRIHFNESTGMERVRTLCAKDYSSVELIVKQKYYALAAAAALLKYVEYVQHIVYAPKSMRIEFQGSPNTTMIDLESARSLELVVSQSKHSIVSLLGTMDRCLTPMGRRLLRASILQPSCDERLIVNRQSCVAELVDNRSLCISLQPVIQRLFGTDRLLTLAIKPVHVNNIQSAERNLNYALLLKNCLDIIPELEAILATGVHPFFIKTRQNLSDSEFRVMKDKILTLIHADARFVKGCTSLSMQRCFAIKADINELLDVARQIYCELISDMKDTVEQLAVQHKLPLSLEYNANLGYHINVIVPRGQDVKISDLPAEFIQARKSRRSLTMTTMALLTLNKQCKKACEEIYVMSNTLLTNLLEDLRQHVGCLFQLSADVAELDLVLSLAQISCNPEYVRPAFGSKLELVNSLHPIMELFNRDLPVSNDVVSVRRCNIVKISVTTYLSNTQKASTAYNFHLITGPNMSGKSTYLKQIVLLQIMAQIGSYVPAANATFRIADRILCRISSRDDVELNASAYVLEMKEAQYILQSVTTRSLVVLDELCRHTTVEEGSAIAWSICERLSLTTAFTFAATHFLHLTALSNIYYNVTTHCFETKTTEAEESSELHLIYTHKLNCGTGITDHYGIALAEVSSLPRCVTTKAREYASKQSIGTQIRAANSNPESGANSVSWGKSCYDVIVQLRALLKDNRFTFANIINVMKQLDLEKQRRQRSSTITQVSAKSAGVAQKCKEKHREDTRSFVDAAKNDSAMETSDNTLLFKLPERNEDHRERATENEAMEIAETDNQKLCRTNLLVHEAIVNRTTISSDMNTADGSAAIINSRQFPTTDISPLRLLNSNATERQSFTERSICHGSVVNDPRFYVCASYASSQKTIILQNTQCKANLESNIAANSTAASPSISSQFSQYHDYCLSEGEFDITLPSQSTPSDITRITARSKKVEIFRQIEGDAFDEEDFFTDTEMPLGIDLTDDEIAMS
- the LOC105678409 gene encoding mutS protein homolog 4-like isoform X2; translated protein: MNVIQTAPPRGQRAFMRGRIPAIPNAQRAVNIFPKYQFDSGFLRPPPTSSGPVSSNATRKTPKFNRRENYVSTSSYPSTIRRSIGSVNPVRSTPYGTSSNADSWIVIAITAGRGDARNEVGLAAIDLQYPNLILCQISDCQTYVNTLTKINILDPIEILMPETMYENRGHGNKLYKSIKEKFNALNITPISRIHFNESTGMERVRTLCAKDYSSVELIVKQKYYALAAAAALLKYVEYVQHIVYAPKSMRIEFQGSPNTTMIDLESARSLELVVSQSKHSIVSLLGTMDRCLTPMGRRLLRASILQPSCDERLIVNRQSCVAELVDNRSLCISLQPVIQRLFGTDRLLTLAIKPVHVNNIQSAERNLNYALLLKNCLDIIPELEAILATGVHPFFIKTRQNLSDSEFRVMKDKILTLIHADARFVKGCTSLSMQRCFAIKADINELLDVARQIYCELISDMKDTVEQLAVQHKLPLSLEYNANLGYHINVIVPRGQDVKISDLPAEFIQARKSRRSLTMTTMALLTLNKQCKKACEEIYVMSNTLLTNLLEDLRQHVGCLFQLSADVAELDLVLSLAQISCNPEYVRPAFGSKLELVNSLHPIMELFNRDLPVSNDVKASTAYNFHLITGPNMSGKSTYLKQIVLLQIMAQIGSYVPAANATFRIADRILCRISSRDDVELNASAYVLEMKEAQYILQSVTTRSLVVLDELCRHTTVEEGSAIAWSICERLSLTTAFTFAATHFLHLTALSNIYYNVTTHCFETKTTEAEESSELHLIYTHKLNCGTGITDHYGIALAEVSSLPRCVTTKAREYASKQSIGTQIRAANSNPESGANSVSWGKSCYDVIVQLRALLKDNRFTFANIINVMKQLDLEKQRRQRSSTITQVSAKSAGVAQKCKEKHREDTRSFVDAAKNDSAMETSDNTLLFKLPERNEDHRERATENEAMEIAETDNQKLCRTNLLVHEAIVNRTTISSDMNTADGSAAIINSRQFPTTDISPLRLLNSNATERQSFTERSICHGSVVNDPRFYVCASYASSQKTIILQNTQCKANLESNIAANSTAASPSISSQFSQYHDYCLSEGEFDITLPSQSTPSDITRITARSKKVEIFRQIEGDAFDEEDFFTDTEMPLGIDLTDDEIAMS